In Sorghum bicolor cultivar BTx623 chromosome 10, Sorghum_bicolor_NCBIv3, whole genome shotgun sequence, one genomic interval encodes:
- the LOC8083484 gene encoding protein GLUTAMINE DUMPER 6 — protein MRPERGDEGISVKLMGGGGGGGGPPNLWKTPTPYIFLGLTIMMGVIAVALLVLICTRRRTTSPSSSSSSSDEKAAAAARALVPLDREPKVVVFMPGDGHAPSFLASVKPLAAGDGAAAAV, from the coding sequence atgagGCCGGAGAGAGGTGATGAGGGTATTTCGGTGAAGCTAatgggcggcggcgggggcggcggGGGACCACCGAACCTATGGAAGACGCCGACCCCGTACATCTTCCTGGGCCTCACCATCATGATGGGCGTCATCGCGGTGGcgctcctcgtcctcatctgcaCGCGCAGGAGGACGACgtcaccgtcgtcgtcgtcgtcctcgtccgacgagaaggcggcggcggcggcgcgcgcgctcGTGCCGCTGGACCGGGAGCCCAAGGTCGTCGTCTTCATGCCCGGCGACGGCCACGCGCCCTCCTTCCTCGCCAGCGTCAagccgctcgccgccggtgaCGGCGCCGCGGCGGCAGTGTAG